A portion of the Sulfurospirillum diekertiae genome contains these proteins:
- a CDS encoding alpha-E domain-containing protein: protein MILIAPQSAEHLYWMGRYIQRAESMTRLIIELFDKILDENFDEAKTFYEKLGIEMSYDSAQMFLRKTVFDLEYASLCDTVNSARENAILTRSHLSNRMFSRINALYLAYQKAKEERTVSLYWLEGTLKELDSIWGNFELSLVEAKEAPLIQLGKVVERMDLNIRLYDSIEAALLDVEKLNSIAEKVRPNHKRVALSSSNRYKTLQTINSVFGALTTTHES from the coding sequence ATGATTCTTATTGCACCACAAAGCGCTGAACATCTTTATTGGATGGGTCGTTATATCCAAAGAGCTGAGAGTATGACTCGCTTAATCATTGAGTTATTTGATAAAATTTTAGATGAAAATTTTGATGAAGCCAAAACGTTTTATGAGAAACTTGGCATTGAAATGAGCTATGACTCAGCGCAAATGTTTTTGCGCAAAACTGTTTTTGATTTGGAGTATGCAAGCCTGTGCGATACAGTCAATAGTGCACGTGAAAATGCTATTTTGACGCGATCTCACCTCTCGAACCGTATGTTTAGTCGTATTAATGCTCTTTATTTGGCGTATCAAAAAGCCAAAGAAGAGCGTACCGTTTCACTGTATTGGCTAGAGGGAACCTTAAAAGAGCTTGATTCTATTTGGGGTAATTTTGAGCTTTCACTGGTGGAAGCCAAAGAAGCACCGTTGATTCAGCTGGGAAAAGTAGTGGAACGTATGGATTTAAATATTCGCCTTTACGATAGCATTGAAGCGGCGTTACTGGATGTTGAAAAACTCAACAGCATTGCCGAAAAAGTGCGTCCAAACCATAAACGTGTGGCGCTCTCTTCAAGCAATCGATATAAAACATTACAAACGATAAATTCAGTATTTGGGGCATTGACAACAACGCATGAAAGTTAA
- a CDS encoding transglutaminase family protein, whose product MKVNFSYDFTLTFDEPVRNHHFCLRIVPHTNAIQQLIDWKLTLNDTIPYQKTRDGFGNQLVYGFIGKPHRALKASMEGEIELLPYVYHDNEPVELYLPYSTLAPFSMVLHDFSRSLKLPVTDFRKAYFLTQTLFEQFKPIEISKAKGLETFLLYKEGLSQDFSHLLIALLRQSHIPARFVNGFIDGINKTHTWVEAFVDGDWRGFDPLNGTLINDEPYIKIAHGRDFSECQTHRGSYIGKRQHILEITGRIGKDEQ is encoded by the coding sequence ATGAAAGTTAATTTTTCTTATGATTTTACGCTCACATTTGATGAGCCAGTACGCAACCATCATTTTTGTCTACGCATAGTGCCTCACACCAATGCGATACAACAGCTTATTGATTGGAAGCTCACTTTAAATGATACGATTCCCTATCAAAAGACACGAGATGGTTTTGGTAACCAGTTGGTCTATGGGTTTATCGGAAAACCTCATCGTGCGCTTAAAGCGAGCATGGAAGGTGAGATTGAACTTTTACCTTATGTTTATCATGATAATGAGCCAGTAGAGCTTTATCTTCCGTACTCTACACTTGCTCCATTTAGCATGGTTTTGCACGATTTTTCCCGTTCACTCAAACTCCCTGTAACGGATTTTCGAAAAGCGTATTTCTTAACTCAAACACTTTTTGAGCAGTTTAAACCCATTGAGATCAGTAAAGCCAAAGGACTGGAGACTTTTTTACTCTATAAAGAGGGATTGAGTCAAGATTTTAGTCATCTTTTAATTGCGCTCTTACGACAAAGTCATATACCTGCACGCTTTGTCAACGGCTTTATCGATGGTATCAACAAAACCCATACATGGGTTGAAGCGTTTGTTGATGGAGACTGGAGAGGGTTTGACCCACTCAATGGCACACTGATTAATGATGAACCTTATATTAAGATCGCCCATGGACGTGATTTTTCTGAGTGCCAAACCCATCGAGGCAGTTACATTGGTAAACGTCAGCATATCTTAGAGATTACAGGCAGAATTGGTAAGGATGAGCAATGA
- a CDS encoding M14 family metallopeptidase — protein sequence MIEEIFNVNLPVNETLTLRRNRFAPEDISTSTKRISIVTGIHGDEIEGQYVCYLLAKWLNTNKHCIKGIVDIYPSMNPMGIDSITRGFPFYDVDLNRNFPGNTSDFLPAQVASAIVDTVRGSDFAIDIHASNIFLRELPQVRISRSTADELIPLAEKLDIEFIWVYDAVTVLESTFAHAMNSLGTKTLVVEMGVGMRITKEYGQSLTKGILNLLAHVGIIDRPVLPTTKTMVSNLHSEVFFVNASKPGIFIPILEHNVTVLKGEKLGEIIDPLSGTIEETIISPCNGLLFTIREYPVVYEGSLLARILEDPKEDTTL from the coding sequence ATGATTGAAGAGATCTTTAATGTTAACTTGCCGGTCAATGAAACCTTAACGCTTAGACGTAACCGTTTTGCGCCGGAAGACATTAGCACGTCAACCAAACGCATCTCTATTGTCACAGGTATTCATGGCGATGAGATCGAAGGACAATACGTCTGTTATCTGCTTGCAAAATGGCTCAATACCAATAAACATTGCATTAAAGGCATTGTGGACATTTACCCTTCCATGAACCCTATGGGCATCGACAGTATCACGAGAGGTTTTCCTTTTTACGATGTCGATCTCAATCGTAATTTTCCAGGGAATACCTCTGATTTTTTGCCTGCGCAAGTGGCGAGTGCCATTGTTGATACGGTTAGAGGCAGTGATTTTGCCATCGATATTCATGCGAGCAACATCTTTTTACGCGAACTTCCTCAAGTGCGCATTAGTCGCTCAACCGCCGATGAACTTATCCCCTTAGCAGAAAAACTCGACATTGAGTTTATTTGGGTGTACGATGCTGTCACTGTTTTAGAATCTACCTTTGCCCATGCAATGAATTCACTTGGAACTAAAACACTCGTTGTAGAGATGGGTGTAGGAATGCGCATCACCAAAGAGTACGGACAAAGCCTAACCAAAGGTATTTTAAACCTATTGGCACATGTGGGTATCATCGATAGACCTGTGCTTCCAACGACTAAAACGATGGTTTCAAACCTACATTCTGAAGTCTTTTTTGTCAACGCTTCAAAACCGGGTATTTTCATCCCTATTTTAGAACACAATGTCACCGTTCTCAAAGGCGAAAAACTCGGCGAGATTATAGACCCACTCTCTGGAACGATTGAAGAGACGATTATTAGCCCGTGTAATGGGCTATTATTTACCATTCGTGAATACCCTGTTGTGTATGAAGGCTCACTTCTTGCACGTATACTTGAAGACCCAAAAGAGGATACTACCCTATGA
- a CDS encoding M14 family metallopeptidase, giving the protein MKEEVLFEISSLSRNPLKVKGFRFGREGTVPSCVIVGPMMGNAIDQLWVASQLVRFLRQQELANAAFVKGEILVVPTVNPYSFNMGKNFWPLDNTDIDVMFPGYEKGETTQRIAARLFEKTNNYDYAILLEARKDHSECIPYVKILQSSLNYVDDARAFGLDFIHVKEESPNDTVSLTYNWQVWNAKAFSLVSGKKGTLRKHEANKVFDAIVRFLVKKELIDFSTFEGSHGNIVMQNDIEAIKCTAAGLFDTLANIGDSVVHGQPLARIFNSLDGTLIQTIISPCDGIISCKYDYALIFQNAIAYRIVKVESAQNNL; this is encoded by the coding sequence ATGAAAGAAGAAGTTTTATTTGAGATAAGTTCTTTAAGTCGCAATCCTCTCAAAGTCAAAGGCTTCCGTTTTGGAAGAGAGGGCACAGTACCCAGTTGCGTTATTGTAGGCCCTATGATGGGCAATGCCATTGATCAGCTTTGGGTTGCATCACAGTTGGTACGTTTTTTACGTCAACAAGAACTCGCCAATGCCGCTTTTGTTAAAGGTGAAATTCTTGTTGTGCCCACAGTCAACCCCTACTCCTTTAATATGGGGAAGAATTTTTGGCCACTGGATAACACCGATATTGATGTAATGTTTCCAGGTTACGAAAAAGGCGAAACCACCCAACGCATTGCTGCACGATTATTTGAAAAAACCAATAACTATGACTACGCGATTTTACTGGAAGCGAGGAAGGATCATTCCGAGTGTATTCCTTATGTCAAGATATTACAGTCAAGCTTGAACTATGTGGATGATGCACGAGCTTTTGGGCTTGATTTTATTCATGTCAAAGAAGAGAGCCCCAATGACACGGTCTCTTTAACTTACAACTGGCAAGTCTGGAATGCCAAAGCATTTTCGCTCGTTTCAGGGAAAAAAGGAACTTTGCGCAAGCATGAAGCCAACAAAGTCTTTGATGCGATTGTACGCTTTTTAGTGAAAAAAGAGCTGATTGACTTTTCAACCTTTGAAGGTTCACACGGCAATATTGTGATGCAAAATGATATTGAAGCAATTAAATGTACCGCTGCAGGACTCTTTGATACGCTTGCTAACATTGGTGACTCTGTCGTACATGGTCAACCCTTAGCACGCATTTTCAACTCACTGGATGGTACACTCATTCAAACGATCATCTCACCGTGTGATGGCATCATCTCCTGCAAATACGACTATGCACTCATTTTCCAAAACGCGATTGCCTATCGCATCGTCAAAGTCGAATCCGCACAAAATAATCTTTAA
- a CDS encoding circularly permuted type 2 ATP-grasp protein, producing the protein MIESESPLYDAFKSILNTIDKNRVQELLTYMNTEAINFNLFKNNAFIERKFPFDIIPRIVSHEEFTYLEKGIQQRIHALNLFLEDIYGAQKILKDGIIPSEFVFSSKAYLPAFANTPVAKNIRVHISGIDLVKNSVGDGWVVLEDNLRVPSGVSYPLSLRMLTRKVFPEFFEKLPIQGVQDYPKKLEKAMNYVNTGGINVILTPGRYNSAFYEHSYLAKASGAILANGEDLVVEKDKVYLKTYNGKKARVGAIYRRLDDEALDPVEFHPDSLIGVPNITQAYRAGNVALMNSIGNGIADDKGIYYFVPAMIKYYMNEEPILQNAPTYLAFFEKDRNHILQNMRTLVIKDVAEAGGYGVVFGCNLSKNERQKLKDAIIAEPRRFIAQEVIEFYDIECLDDNGSFSPRKADLRMFSIYGEDIFVWPGGLTRFAMDPTSYIVNSSQGGGFKDTWILKDNR; encoded by the coding sequence ATGATTGAATCAGAAAGTCCCCTTTATGATGCCTTTAAAAGCATCTTAAATACAATCGATAAGAACCGCGTCCAAGAGTTGCTCACGTACATGAACACCGAAGCAATCAACTTCAACCTTTTCAAAAACAACGCTTTTATAGAGCGTAAGTTTCCCTTTGACATTATTCCACGTATTGTCTCGCACGAAGAGTTTACCTACCTTGAAAAAGGTATACAGCAACGCATTCATGCTCTCAATCTCTTCTTGGAAGACATTTATGGAGCGCAAAAAATTCTTAAAGATGGCATCATCCCTAGCGAATTTGTCTTTTCATCTAAAGCTTATTTACCCGCTTTTGCCAACACCCCTGTGGCAAAGAACATTCGCGTACACATCAGCGGCATAGACCTTGTCAAAAATAGCGTTGGCGATGGCTGGGTTGTTCTCGAAGATAACCTCAGAGTTCCCAGTGGTGTGAGTTACCCACTTTCACTTCGTATGCTGACACGTAAAGTCTTTCCAGAATTTTTTGAAAAACTGCCGATTCAAGGGGTACAGGATTATCCTAAAAAGCTTGAGAAAGCGATGAACTATGTCAACACGGGTGGTATTAATGTCATTTTAACACCGGGTCGTTATAATTCTGCATTTTATGAACACTCTTACCTTGCCAAAGCCAGCGGAGCTATTCTAGCCAATGGTGAAGATTTGGTAGTGGAAAAAGATAAAGTGTATCTTAAAACCTATAATGGTAAAAAAGCACGTGTAGGCGCTATTTATCGAAGACTTGATGATGAAGCGCTTGATCCTGTTGAGTTTCATCCAGACTCTTTAATTGGTGTGCCTAACATTACGCAAGCGTATCGTGCAGGCAATGTTGCCCTCATGAACAGCATCGGAAATGGCATCGCGGATGATAAAGGTATCTACTACTTTGTGCCTGCGATGATTAAATACTATATGAATGAAGAACCGATCTTGCAAAATGCCCCTACTTATTTGGCATTTTTCGAGAAAGATCGTAACCATATCTTGCAAAATATGCGTACGTTAGTCATCAAAGATGTTGCCGAAGCGGGTGGATATGGCGTTGTTTTTGGATGCAACCTTTCCAAAAATGAGCGTCAAAAATTAAAAGATGCTATTATTGCAGAACCAAGACGTTTCATTGCACAAGAGGTCATTGAGTTTTATGACATCGAATGCTTAGATGACAATGGATCTTTTTCACCGCGAAAAGCCGATCTTCGTATGTTTTCAATTTACGGCGAAGATATTTTTGTCTGGCCAGGAGGGCTCACGCGTTTTGCTATGGATCCAACCAGTTACATTGTCAACTCTTCTCAAGGTGGCGGTTTTAAAGATACGTGGATTTTAAAGGATAACCGATGA